A single Montipora foliosa isolate CH-2021 chromosome 7, ASM3666993v2, whole genome shotgun sequence DNA region contains:
- the LOC138009562 gene encoding uncharacterized protein, with the protein MTTLKEYKDKIRFLSKGQIVEKRREIFNIINGDAFFPLKAWPQDMIKIFWSKPQTDIQTFKLMLFCLGNGCAPSLITEWILLSQMWTPEKAEKRAKQMDSILANMDRKMKTWFYYDIDYGIAVPDFSYYYHTFINLCASTSTYPPKVEYHDYGTKSAHAVGQKPQGLFPICKLFGKGLKQRDTTVFIGFLVLVAFSMGHACVNVQRSFWSEPVILWIATVITTGRCKSAFHEFLTDILELVADRVELQSVKSRNMILPHCTWDKFGELLADSGARSLGLFDELMSFFSTMNMYSSHKLQISDTREYQDFLQLFTGKAKTRATVTGNANFKMDRTSFSFLGFTQPYTALPVIQDTSNNAKGFTSRILWYFPQPVFAKFEDTLLTSDEKDVVDAFKEQFVEFLADLYINGESTFEIEEQSTSKMKTVTVTRNVYTLAKEAIAEFKTIHDEWELDVCERNPYDALIGGLYSRGKSHVLRLSVPIQLLLSAFSDFTQMESDTSQPGSQVNPDAVADESQHSHEHKDTDEHDSDDDTTDDENEERSQLSSQPSLQISPRAIAIAHSLVKTSLSQICTLNDKTHLLQQAQQEDSNDLPEIILNSPPDGMNKVFCAILSSPGEIVSFSILLNKGLFRRHTVNTYTGKRLMVRAADEMSLLQLGQVVTFTIPGNNSKVYFFCKQLPPSDTAEKLTLAKNLANIGMSLPKYIEAFETQDVESDRHKEEYTNRRNSTPQSSSTQRKRQRMELDKELQ; encoded by the exons ATGACGACGCTCAAAGAATACAAGGATAAAATCCGTTTCCTCAGCAAAGGACAAATCGTTGAGAAAAGGCGGGAGATATTCAACATTATCAACGGCGACGCCTTCTTCCCCTTGAAAGCGTGGCCCCAAGACATGATAAAGATCTTCTGGAGCAAGCCCCAAACTGATATCCAGACCTTTAAGCTCATGTTATTTTGTTTGGGTAATGGTTGCGCTCCGAGCCTAATTACGGAGTGGATACTGTTGTCGCAGATGTGGACGCCTGAGAAGGCCGAGAAACGAGCAAAACAGATGGATAGCATCCTAGCGAACATGGACAGGAAGATGAAGACGTGGTTTTATTATGACATCGATTACG GTATAGCTGTTCCAGATTTCAGCTACTATTATCACACCTTTATCAATCTG TGTGCGTCTACATCCACATATCCTCCCAAAGTAGAGTACCACGACTATGGCACAAAATCAGCTCACGCAGTTGGACAAAAACCTCAAGGACTGTTTCCA ATTTGTAAGTTGTTTGGCAAGGGTCTAAAGCAACGTGATACTACAGTGTTCATTGGATTCCTTGTTCTGGTGGCATTTTCAATGGGGCACGCTTGTGTCAATGTCCAGCGCTCCTTCTGGAGTGAACCAGTAATTCTTTGGATTGCAACTGTTATTACTACAG GGAGATGTAAATCAGCATTTCACGAGTTCCTAACTGATATTCTTGAACTTGTTGCGGACCGTGTTGAGTTACAAAGTGTGAAATCCAGGAACATGATTCTACCACATTGCACATGGGATAAGTTTGGAGAGTTGTTGGCAGACAGTGGAGCACGCAGCTTAGGACTTTTTGACGAACTTATGTCATTTTTCTCAACGATGAACATGTACTCCTCACACAAGCTGCAGATCTCTGACACACGAGAGTACCAGGATTTCCTCCAGTTGTTTACAGGGAAAGCCAAAACACGTGCAACAG TAACTGGAAATGCAAATTTCAAGATGGACCGAACATCATTTTCATTTCTTGGATTTACACAACCATACACAGCCCTTCCTGTAATCCAAGACACTTCAAATAATGCTAAAGGATTCACCTCAAGAATCCTATGGTATTTTCCACAACCTGTTTTTGCCAAGTTTGAAGACACCCTTCTAACTTCAGATGAAAAGGATGTAGTAGATGCCTTTAAAGAACAATTTG TGGAATTCTTAGCAGATTTATACATAAATGGAGAGTCCACCTTTGAGATTGAAGAacaaagcacttcaaagatgaAAACAGTGACAGTTACACGTAATGTGTACACACTAGCAAAAGAGGCTATTGCAGAATTCAAAACTATCCATGATGAGTGGGAATTGGATGTCTGTGAAAGAAACCCTTATGATGCCTTAATTGGAG GACTATACTCAAGAGGAAAGTCACATGTTCTGCGTCTCTCGGTGCCTATCCAGCTATTACTGTCTGCATTTAGTGACTTCACACAG ATGGAAAGTGACACTTCACAACCAGGGAGTCAAGTTAACCCAGATGCTGTAGCAGATGAATCTCAACATTCACATGAGCACAAG GACACTGATGAACATGATAGTGATGATGACACTACAGATGATGAAAATGAAGAGAGATCACAACTATCTTCCCAGCCTTCATTACAAATCTCACCGAGGGCCATTGCTATAGCGCACTCTTTAGTAAAGACTTCTCTGTCACAAATAT GCACCCTCAATGATAAGACACACTTATTGCAGCAAGCACAGCAAGAAGACTCAAACGatctaccagaaattatactcAATTCCCCACCAGATGGAATGAACAAAGTTTTCTGTGCTATTTTGTCATCGCCAGGGGAAATTGTGAGTTTCTCCATATTGCTGAACAAAGGACTCTTCAGGCGACATACCGTCAATACATACACTGGCAAGAGGTTGATGGTTCGAGCAGCTGATGAAATGTCGCTCCTTCAGCTTGGTCAAGTTGTCACTTTTACTATCCCAGGCAACAACTCCAAG GTTTATTTCTTCTGCAAACAGCTTCCTCCAAGTGATACTGCTGAGAAACTAACGCTTGCAAAAAATTTGGCCAACATTGGCATGTCTCTTCCAAAGTACATTGAAGCATTTGAGACGCAAGATGTCGAAAG TGACAGGCATAAGGAAGAATATACCAACAGAAGAAATTCAACACCACAGTCATCATCCACACAAAGGAAACGGCAGCGCATGGAATTAGATAAAGAACTCCAGTGA